The nucleotide sequence TTCACAAATTTCGCGAACCGCGCCCGCCCCGGCTCGGCGAGTGGTGGTGCAATCGGCGGCCGCGACGGCGGCCGGCATGGCGTCGGGCACGGTCACTCCGATGCCCGCAAGGCGCAACGCCCCGGCATCGATGTCGTCATCGCCGACGTAGACGCAGGCGGCGAGTTCGATGCCCAGCGCATCGGCGAGTTCGGTCAGCGCGGTGTGCTTGTCGACTCGTCCCTGAATGATGTGCGGAATTTTTAACTCGGTGGCGCGCACCGTGGTGGCCCCGGAGGCGCGGCCGCTGATCCATGCCACGACCACATCATCGCGCAGGAGGCGCACCATGCCGAGACCGTCGAGCACGCTGAAGGTCTTGGTTTCGACCCCGTCGGAGGCGACATGAATGGACCCGTCGGTCAACACGCCGTCGACGTCGGTCGCGAGCAGTTTGATGGCGGCCCAACGAGCGGCGGAGATGTCGGATAGACTAGGCATTCGGGTTAGACTGATTGTTTACACGAAGATCGCCAAGATCGCGGAGGGCCGAGTTTACCTGTTTCGTGATCTGAGCGATCTTCGCGTAAAACATGAAATTGTGGAAAAACTCAGCCGATCCAGTCGGCGATCTTTTCGATGATGGAATCGACGGACGGTCGGTAGGCGGCTTCGAGCTCGGGGGCAAAGGGCACGGGCATGTCGAGCGAGGCGATGCGCAGTGGCGGCGCTTCGAGATCGAAGAAATGTTCCTCGGTGAGTTGGGCGACGAGCTCCGCGCCGAAACCGTGGGAGCGGCGACCCTCATGCAGCACGATCAATCGATGCGTGCGGGCGAGGGACGCTTTGATGGCGTCGAGGCGCAGGGGTGACAGCGCGCGCAGGTCGAAAATATCGAAGCTGTAATCGTATTCGTCGCGGAAATACGCGGCGGCCTGGGTGGCGAGCCCCACCATCTGACCGTAGGTTACGACGGTGGCGTAATCGCCAGCGGCCACGTGGCGCGGTTCCCAGACCTTGCGGTAGTTGCCATCCCACGACACGGCACCCTTGGCGCCGCGGTAGAGCATCTTGTGCTCGAAGAGCAGAACAGGGTTGTCGTCCTCCACGGCCGCCAACACGGCGTTGAAGGCATCCTGCGGGGTGCTCGGGTAAAGGGCCTTGATGCCGGGCATCGAGAGCAGCATCGACTCGAGTTCCTGCGAGTGGAACGACCCGAACGTCAGCCCGCCACCACAGGGCATACGGAGCACGAGTGGCACTTTGGCGCCGGAACGGAAATGGTAGGTCGCGGCGTTGAGCGTGATCTGGGTCGCGGCTTCGGTGACGAAGTCGGAGAACTGAAACTCCTCGATCGGGCGATGACCGGCGAGGGCCAGTCCGACGGCGTAGCCGGTGCAGGAACTCTCCGCCAGCGGCGTGTTGAACACGCGGCTGCGGCCGAAGTCGTTGAGCAAACCATCGGTGACTTTGAAAGCCCCGCCGTAGGTGGCGATGTCCTGACCCAGGATGAGCGACTCGGAGCGTTCGGTCAGGACCTTGCGCAGGGCGGCGTTGATGGCTTGCGCGAAGTTGAGCTCGGTGGTCTCGGCGGGAGTGGCTTCCCACGGCAATGGCGCCGCAGTCGGAGCGAACACCTCGGCGGTGAGCTTCGCCATGTCGGGCGTGGGGCGGGCGACGCCGAGGGAGTGCTGGATGCACGATTCGACAAACGCGTTGAGTTCGGTTTCGAGCGCCGCGACGGCGTCCGTTTGACCGTTTTCGACGAGATGAGCGCGCAGCTTGGGCAGTGAATCGGCGGCGAAGAAGCCGTCGGACTCGCCGGGCTTGAGGTAGTCGCAGGTGTCGTAGGCGGCGTGACCGCGGAGGCGGAGGGTTTTGGCCTCCACGAGCAACGGGCGCCCGGAGGTGCGGACCGTGGCGACAGCATCAGCCAGGGCATCGGCGGCGCTGAGGGCGTCGGTGGCGTCGATGTGCCGACCCTCGATCCCGTAACCGGCGGCGCGGTGCCACAGCGGCGTGGATTGGTTGAACTGTTCGTCCAACGGCGTCGAGTAGGCGTAGTGGTTGTTCTCGATGACGAAGAGAATGGGCAGGGACAAGAGGCTCGCGAGATTGAGTGTCTCATGAATGTCGCCGGTGGAGGAGCCGCCATCGCCGAACAAACACAAGCCGACGGCTTGATGACCGGCGCGGCGTTGGGCGTCGGTGACGCCGACGACATTGGACAACATGGCCCCGAGGTGAGAGATCATCGGCAGGGACCGGTTGGCCGGGTCGCCGTGATGGATGTTGCCCTCGCGCGCCTGGGTGGGGGAGGCGGCGTTGGCAAAATACTGGTTCAGATGCTCGCAGAGGTGGCCGCTCCAGATCAAGTGGCCACCGAAGTCACGATGGGTGAACGAAACGACGTCGGTGGCTTTGTCCAAAAGCAGGGCGAGCGGCACGATGAGGCCCTCGTTGCCTTGGCCGCCCGTGACGGTGCCCTTGATGAGGCCCTGGCGAAAGAGCTCGAGGATGCGGTTGTCCGCGCGGCGAGCGAGGTGCATCCAAGCGAACAAACGGAGTTGCGCGGGCGTGAGATCGTCGCCGGAGAGTTCGGCGGCGGTGAGATTGCGCTGAGAGAGAATCGAAGGGGGAGACGGAAATGCCATGTCCAAGCCGCGACGTTGGGCGGCGAAAGCCGAACTGTGAAGGGCGAAAACCGAGGCGGACCTCGATGGGGAGGGGATCTCAGGGCAATCGCTGGAGGAAAGACTGACTAACGCTGAAATCAGCATCGACCAGACCGTGCCCGGCGTCGTGCACGTGGTGGTCGACTTCGGCGCCACCGGAACGGAGATGACGGGCGAGACGTCGGGGGTCGTCGGCGGTCATGAGGGGGTCGTGATCGCCGCTGGCGAGGAGCACGCGTTTCCCGGTCAATGTGCCGGGAGCGGCGGGCGCGTCGAGCACCACCATGGCGCGCAGGAGGATCCCGCCGGTCAGCACGTCGGGTTGGCGCTGCATAATGGTGGCCGCGATGTTGGCCCCGTTGGAAAACCCAATGGCGATGAGGCGGGAGAGGTCGATCTGGTGCGTCTGAGCCGCTATGCGAACGAATTCTGCCAGGGCATCGGTGCGGGCCCGCACATCATCGAGGTCGAACACACCCTCGGCGAACCGGCGGAAGAAGCGGGCCGCTCCGCGCTCGGAAATATTGCCGCGAGGACTGAGCAGGGCCGAACCTGGCGAGAGTTTGGCGCCCAGCGAAATCAGATCGTGTTCACCACCGCCCGTGCCATGGAGCAAGAGGAGCGGGGGAGCGGATGCGTCGGCCGCCGGTTGAAACGCGTAGTGATGGTCAGCCAGTAAACCCGTGACGATGGACATGCGTCACGAGTATGTGCTCCCCGATGGGACTCAAGCGGCCGGATAAGTTTCCCGCCGACCACGGCGGCGCTGCGCGACGAAACCCATCACGGCCAACCCCGCAAGGGCGGCATAGGAGGACGGCTCGGGCACGGCGGAGGCCGCCACGATTTGCAGGCCGGCGACCGAGGTGAAACCGGAAAGCTCGGTGTTGGTTTGGAAAAAACTCAAGGAGCCGTCGGTAACGGCGATATTTTCGAATAGGCCGAAGGTGGGAGAACCGGCCGAGCCATGGCCGAGCGATGCGGGTGAGTAGCCCGAAATGGCATCGGCGGGCTGACCTTGCAGCGTAAAGGTTCCCGTGCTGAGGCTGCTGTAGACGTAGATATCGTAGAGCCCGTTGGAGAGACCGAAGACCTCAATGGACCAAGCCGCGCTGCTGGGAGAATTGAAACGATCACTCTGCAGGAGATCCTGGTCAGAAATGACTTCATTGCCGTAGAATCCGTAGAGTCCGCCGTCGGGCACAAGCACCTCGACCGTCGCCCCGGCGGACAGATTGTTGAGATCGACCAATGCCGTGGTGCCTGTGGTATCAACACGATTCCACACGCCCGGTTGGTTGGCGGAACCGCCGAAGGAGTTGGGCGGCTCGGTGTAGTGGCTCCCGAGGTCGATGTTGTAAGACTGAGCATGGAGTGATGCGCCGAGGATGAAGACGCCGGTCAACAGTGCGGTCGTGTTAAGTTTACGGATACGGGATAACAGTGAGAACATGTGCTGGGAAGGTTGGTGGTTGAAGGACTTGTCGTTACCCGGTGCAAGCGTGCCCGAGTCATGACTCTTAAACGGCGCTCACGCATCGATCCTGACATGCAGGTGCACGAATCCCGCGCGTCAGCATCGATGCCGCTTCCACTCACTTGGGGGGAAACGCGTTGCAACCGGGTCGCGGCGCAGGCGCAAAAAAGCCTCGTCGGTTTGCGACGAGGCGGGAGATCCAGCGGCGATTTCGGCGGTCCGACTACGCGTCGATTTTTTCGATGCGACGGATGTGGCGACCGCCTTCGAACGGGGTGGCGAGCCAGACGCGGACGATGTGCAACGCTTCGTCGATCGTGACGGTGCGTTCACCGAGGGAGAGGCAATTGGCGTCGTTGTGGGAACGATTCCAGATCGCGACCTGCTCGTTCCAGCAGAGACCGCAGCGCACGCCTTTGACACGGTTGGCGGTGATGGCTTCGCCGTTGCCGGAACCGCCGAGCACGATGCCGCGTTCGAATTCACCGGCGGCGACGGCTTTGGCCACGGGGAAAATATAGTCGGGGTAGTCGCACGACTCAGCGGAATGCGTGCCCATGTCCTTCACGGTATGGCCCTCGGCGAGGAGCATTTCGATGATCTTGCCCTTGTAGGCGAAGCCGGCGTGGTCGGAACCAATGGCGATGGAAAAGGTTTGGGACATGGCGGCAAAGAGCAGAAACCGTCCGAGCCGGGAAAGGCACGGAAAATTGTCGCAATTCTTTAATCAGGTCCGGGAGGCGCCGCCGAATTTTACGGCGAAGGGGTTTCGGCGAGGAAGGTGTCACGCGGAATCAAGTAGATTTCAACCAGCACAATGCCTTCGAGGTCATCTTCGGCGCGCAGGGTGTAGACGCCTTCGTCGAGGGTTTTGACAATCGCGGTGTCGGCCGAGGATGCATTGATGGGAAAGGCCCCGACGGCTTGTTCGATGTTTGCCAGATTGTGCGGGTATACTGGCGGGCTTTCGACGATGAGTTCGCCATTCCCATCGAACAGGGAGAGTCGTGGTGATATCGCCACATCCTCGACGCCAAAGTTTCGCAGGGAGGGACCGACGGCCCGCATGAGTAGATTGAGACTACCCGTGCCCTCCACCACGAAACCGGCGGTCAGAGGGCGGTCGGGTTTGATCACGCCACGCGTTGAGAGGTTGGTGAGATGGCTGCCGTTGCCGTCGGGCACCAGATACAACTCGACCAGGGTTTCGCCCGTCGTGCCATCGGTGTTGGCGGCATTCGCCGTCAGAATGGTCGACTCGATTCGGTGGGGAATGACGTGAACCAAGGCCGCGTCCTTGCTGGCGGGATCGAGGGCGAACGCTCCTACGGTTTCAAAGACGGAGGCCAGGTCACCGGTGGCATCGCCCCAGCGGAAGTTCTGGGCGATGAGCTCGTCGGTGGGGTCGCGCAGCTGCAGTCGCGGGTCGTCCATGGCGTTTTCAATCCCGTAGGGGATCAATCCCGGCCCGATCGCCCGAAGCAGGAGGGATGCGGAGTTGGACGTTTCCACGATGCCCTCGCCGCTGATGACAAATCCGGGCACCAACGCGGCCGCGCCCGAGCCGGCCTCGGCGCGCACGGAGAGGTTGCTCAGATGAACCGGAGTCAGCGGAGCCCACGGGTAGTCCGGGATGTCACCGGGCAGTGGCTCACCGCCATCGGCCGGGTAGCGAATCGGGCCGCGCCGAATGGTGGTCTCGGCGTTGAAAATCAGCACATCGTAGAAGCCCGGTGCGAACGGTTCGTATACTCCCGATATGATGGAAGTGGGGGCGAGTTGCGGGCGGTTGGCACCCGGAATCGGAATGCCGTTGTGTCGCCATTGGTAGCCCCAGGCCCCTTGGGCATTTACTTGGAACACTTCGGGTCCCGGCCCCCGCCACAGCTCGGGGGCGGAGGCGGTTAATGCCGGTTTCCGAATGATGTGCTCCTCGCTGGTGATGGATCCCGCGGGATTCGAGACGACGACGTGATAGACGTCGCCCAAGGTCGAGACGTTGATCGGCACATTCAGGTGGTCTCGATCGTGCACGATGGCCATCCCGTTGCGAAACCACTGGTAGTGGAGTTGAGGACCAACGGCAGCCACCCAAAGTGTTTGGTCGAGGCCACCCGATGCGTTGGGCCGGATCGAGGCTACCAAGTCAGTCGCGCCAAAGGTGGGCGGCGTGTTGGAGTGCACGGTTACGTAGAAAACCGCCGAGGTGAGGTGAGAACCATCGTTCACTTTTAGCACGAACGGAATCTCCTGTCCGTCGGTCGGGACATCGAACGACCACGAGAGGCGGGTGGACGTCGCGTTTGGCACGTTCAAGCTGCCGCGGGCCCATTGGGTTTCGTAGGTCCGAGCGGATTCCACCGTGGCGGCCAATGACAGGGTATGATCGGCGAAAACCTCGAAGTGAGTGTCGCCCGCAATCGTGATGCGTGGTCCCACACCATCGCGGGCCGACCAGATGTCGCTTTCGAAACCAGCCAGCGTGAGTCCGTTGCCGGTGACCAGATCACGGGCCCGTTCGTTTGTCGCCAAAACCGCCCGCGTCCAATGTCCGCCGTCGTCGCGGGCAGCGAGATAGCGCAAACCGCTGGTCGCCTCGTCCAGCCCCACGACCAGCAGATGGGAGCCCGAGTAAACGGCGTGATCAATGCGGCTCAGCGGGGCATCCGTGACGACCTCCCAGTGCGTGGCGTTGGGGGAGGTCCAAATCTGGTTGCCGTCGTGAACCACGAGGAGACCTCCGCTGTGCTTCATCTGCGTGGGGGAAGCGATGCCATCGAGGTCGGTGGCGAGCGGAGACCAGGCAAGCCCGTCCGGAGACGTGAAAAACCCGATGCCACCGAGCAGCAGCAGGAAGCCATGGTCGGAGGAAACCACGGTGCGCGACCGGACATCGGCTTCGAGATGGTAGCCGAGGTTTCCGGGGCTCAAAGCATCCGGGATTCGAGTCCAGGTGAGCGCGTCCCGGGAGCGGTAGATGGCGGTGCTTTCGTGCTCAAGAAACAGATACACTCCGTTGGTGTAGGCGGCCTCGGGTTCGACGGGGGCTTCAAACGTGGTGGCGAGTTGAAACTCAGCTCCTTCGTTCCAAGTCCACAGTTCGTTGGCAATCTGACTATGGGGATTGTTGTCGAAAAAGAAGAATCGCTCGCCGGCAATGCTCACGGCCCCGAAAGGTCGTCGGGAGAGGGTATCGATGATACTCATGGGCTCCCAATGGATGCCGTCGTTTGAGAAGTAACCTCCGTTGGAAATCCAAACGTCGTTGCCAAATGCCAGCGAGCCGGACTCCGGGTGCCCGTTGGCCAGGCTCCAAGATGGCAGTTGATTGATGCTCCCGGTGAAATCAGCCGACTCGCCGTTGCCCGTCGACCGACTCCAGCCGTCGAGGGTGATATCCCCGAGTTGGGCTTGGTGTGCTGGAGCGTGGGAGTAGGAAGGCGTCTCGGTGACTTCGGTCCAGGTCAAGCCGTCGACGGATTTAAGCAGGGTTGCCGCGAAGCCCGGTCTCTCCGCATAAAGCACCCCGTCGGTCTCACCCTGATTGAGCTGAGTGACGCCGACCAGTCGTTGTTGCCACGTTTTACCGTTCTCGGACGTGAAAACCGATCCCGCTTCGCCACCCGCGACGAACCGTTCTCCGATGACAAATAGCTTGTTGAAAGACTCATAGGTGCCCGCGTCCTGATTTAGCCAATTTAGCCCGTCGGTGGAGGTGGCGATGAGTCCGGCTTTTCCGGCCCAAACAAACGTGGTGGAATTTGCCGCGAAGTGGGAGAAGTGGTGGGAGCCAATGTTGACCTCCCGACGGAACGCGATTTGTCCCATCGCCACCACCGATAGAAAACTGCCACAGAGCAGGGCCTTGATCAGAAGAACCGGGATTGAGCGATGCGTAGACAATGGTCGGGAATTAGAGACGAACGAGCGGACCTCTGGCATACTGGTAATGACAATGCTCCGCAACGGTTCCGCTACTTCAACTTGGGAGGTATTTTGCGGTTCGCGGTTTCATCAATTGCGACGCAGCCCGAGGCACACCTCACTCGACTTTGCATGGAGGTGCGCCCTGTCCGGACGGGCACGGGAGCGGAGACCGTTTACATCTGACTCAAAGTGAACGCAGGGTGGCGAGTAGCGAGCGACCCTCGCCCTTATCCTTCACGGCGATGACGGGCACGGGCGGCCAAGTTACGGCGAGTTGAGGTGGGCCCACCATCGGTCGTCGTGGGAACTGATTCGGAGGTAATGGGGTCAGTGCGTTTCATGCACTCTTTTGCTCAAGCCCGGATGGCGTTTCTGGTGGCGACTCTCGTCGGGTTGGCTGGTTGCGCTTCCACACCGGATGCGCGGATTGCCGCCGATCGGGAATTGTTCGATCAATGGCCACAGGAGGTGCAGGAACGCGTCGCCGTCGGTGAAGTTGAAATTGGTTTTACGCCCGACCAAGTGCGCATGGCGCTGGGAGACCCGGATCGGATCTCACGTCGCACCTCGGCCATGGACGAGGCGGAGGTTTGGATTTATGAACAGAAACGCTCGCCCATCAGTTTTTCGGTGGGTGTGGGTGTCGGCACGAGCACGGGTCGGCATTCGTCCGTCGGCAGTGGCGTCTCGGTGGGCACGGGTCGGATTCGTTACGGGGAGGCGGCTCGCGTCGTCTTCATTGACGGCGAAGTCGGCTCGATCGAGAAGACCCGGGGCTAGTGCGCTTCGTGCGTGGCTTCGTGCGTGGCTTCGGCGAGTCTAGTCGCCGTCGATGACAGCCCAGAATTCCGCAGAATTAGACAAATCATCCAACCCGGCGTCGGGGGCATGAGCAGCCAATTGATCGCGGGTGTGGTGGCCGGTGGCGACGGCGAGGGTGCGTGCGCCGATGATCTGGCCACAGGCGATATCGTGTGGGGTGTCGCCAATAATCCAGACATCGGTGGGAGCGAAGGTGCGATCATGGTGAGCGGCGGCGCGGCGCAGAGCGTGCGGACCGAGTTCGTTGCGAATCGCGCTGTCATCGGCGAAGGCTCCAAACGGGAAATAGTTCCAGAGATCGAAGTGTCCGAGTTTGGTTTTCGCGCCGCGCTCCAAGTTGCCGGTGAGCAAGCCCTGCGCGATGTCGTTGCGTTGCTGAACTTCGGTCAATAACGCGAGAATACCGGGGAGCACAGCGGTGGTGCGCGAGAGCTCGGCGGGGAGGTTGCCGATGTAGGTTTCGAGGAGACGCGTGACGTTATCGGGAGTGTGCTCGATGTCGTATTTCTCGAAGATCTTGGCGGCGATCCAGCGATCAGTGCGCCCGGCCCAATCGATGGTCGAGAGGTCGGCGGGAACCGGTAGGTTAAAAACGGATTCGGTGGCTTGTTCGAGAGCCCGCAAACCCGCTCCGCCCGAAGCGAGCAGGGTGCCGTCAATGTCCCAGAGGAGAAGTTTCATGTTCAAAGCAGTCATTTAGCGGTCGTCGGCGCGCCGACACGCCGATGGAGCCAGTCTGGTCGCAGCCGCCGACTCAGAATTTGACGTGGGCGAGAAGCGCCTGTTCTTCCGTTTCGGGCAGAGGATCGCCGTCGCCCTCAAGGATCCGGCGGGCGAAGGGTTCGAGCTGCTCGGCCGGAATCTCGACTTTGCCGATCCCTTCGCGCCATTGAATGACCGGAAGCCCCCACGGTTTGTTCTCGAGAATAACATCGGCGAACGCCTTTCGCATGGCGCGCATGGAACGACGGGTCTCATCGTCGAAGCGCAGGGCGTCGGCCTCTTCCACGGCATCGGCTGATCCATTCATAAACGAGACGTTTGCGGATTGTTCGACGATGGCAAGTCGCCTCGCGTCGGCTATTTTCAGGTGGTCATACCGCTCCTGGCCGATCAATCGAGGCTGGCCGTCGGAATTGTCATAGAGGCGCCATTCGTGGAGGAGCGGGCGGTAAAACAGCCGAATCGCTTACAGGGCGTGGATGGCGCTTTTGCTGACGGCGAGGCCGGCTTCCTTGACGGCTTCACTCATGGTCGGGTGGGCGTGAATGGTGCGGCCGAGGTCTTCGGCGCTGCCGCCGTATTCCATGTGCGTGACGATCTCGCTGATGAGTTCGCCGGCGTTGCGGCCGAGGATTTGAGCGCCGAGGATTTTGTCCGTGGTGGCGTCGGCGATGATTTTCACGAAGCCGTCCGCACCGTCGTTGGCGTGGGCGCGGGCGTTGGCGGCGAAATTGAACTTGCCGACGTTGACCTTGATACCGGCCTTTTTGGCGGCGTCTTCACCCAAGCCGACCGTGGCGATCTCGGGGTCGGTGTAGATGATGGCGGGCATGAGGTCCCAGTTGATGTGACCGGCTTTGCCCGCGATCCATTCGGCGACGGCGACACCGTCTTCCTCGGCTTTGTGGGCGAGCATGGGGCCGTCGATGACGTCACCGATGGCGTAGACGCCAGCGGCGGTGGTCTTGAGGTGAGCGTCGACCTTGATGCGCTTTTTGTCGGTGAGTTCGACGCCCGCCTTGTCGAGGTCGAGTCCGTCGGCGTAGGGACGGCGTCCGACGGCGACGAGCACCTTGTCGGCGGGGAATTCGAGTTTTTCGTCGCCGCGTTCGGCGGTGAGCACGCCGTCTTTGAAGCCGGTGACCTTGGCGTTTACTTCGATCTTCAAGCCCTGGGCTTTGAGGATGCGGGTGAAGTTGCGCACGACATCGGCGTCGGAGGCTCCGGCGATTTGCGGGAGGAACTCGACAACGGTGACGTCGGCACCCAAGCGGGCCCAGACGGAGCCGAGCTCAAGGCCGATGGCCCCACCGCCGACAACGACCATTTGTTTGGGCACTTCCGTAAAGGAAATCGCTTGGTCGGAGGATACGATGGTCTCGCCGTCGAAGGGCATGAATGGGAGCTCGACGGGCGCGGAGCCCGTGGCGATGACGATATTTTTGGCGGTAAGACGCTGGGCCGAGCTGGAGCTCGGCGTTCCCAGGGGGGCGACGTCGATTTCGTGGGCCGAGATGAACTTGGCTTCGCCGCTGATGACAGTGACCTTGCGGGCCTTGGCGAGCATCTTGATGCCGCCGGTCATTTTGGCGACGATGCCTTCCTTCTTCTTAAGC is from Synoicihabitans lomoniglobus and encodes:
- a CDS encoding PEP-CTERM sorting domain-containing protein; protein product: MFSLLSRIRKLNTTALLTGVFILGASLHAQSYNIDLGSHYTEPPNSFGGSANQPGVWNRVDTTGTTALVDLNNLSAGATVEVLVPDGGLYGFYGNEVISDQDLLQSDRFNSPSSAAWSIEVFGLSNGLYDIYVYSSLSTGTFTLQGQPADAISGYSPASLGHGSAGSPTFGLFENIAVTDGSLSFFQTNTELSGFTSVAGLQIVAASAVPEPSSYAALAGLAVMGFVAQRRRGRRETYPAA
- the rpiB gene encoding ribose 5-phosphate isomerase B, yielding MSQTFSIAIGSDHAGFAYKGKIIEMLLAEGHTVKDMGTHSAESCDYPDYIFPVAKAVAAGEFERGIVLGGSGNGEAITANRVKGVRCGLCWNEQVAIWNRSHNDANCLSLGERTVTIDEALHIVRVWLATPFEGGRHIRRIEKIDA
- a CDS encoding alpha/beta hydrolase, with protein sequence MSIVTGLLADHHYAFQPAADASAPPLLLLHGTGGGEHDLISLGAKLSPGSALLSPRGNISERGAARFFRRFAEGVFDLDDVRARTDALAEFVRIAAQTHQIDLSRLIAIGFSNGANIAATIMQRQPDVLTGGILLRAMVVLDAPAAPGTLTGKRVLLASGDHDPLMTADDPRRLARHLRSGGAEVDHHVHDAGHGLVDADFSVSQSFLQRLP
- a CDS encoding alpha-ketoacid dehydrogenase subunit alpha/beta, with amino-acid sequence MAFPSPPSILSQRNLTAAELSGDDLTPAQLRLFAWMHLARRADNRILELFRQGLIKGTVTGGQGNEGLIVPLALLLDKATDVVSFTHRDFGGHLIWSGHLCEHLNQYFANAASPTQAREGNIHHGDPANRSLPMISHLGAMLSNVVGVTDAQRRAGHQAVGLCLFGDGGSSTGDIHETLNLASLLSLPILFVIENNHYAYSTPLDEQFNQSTPLWHRAAGYGIEGRHIDATDALSAADALADAVATVRTSGRPLLVEAKTLRLRGHAAYDTCDYLKPGESDGFFAADSLPKLRAHLVENGQTDAVAALETELNAFVESCIQHSLGVARPTPDMAKLTAEVFAPTAAPLPWEATPAETTELNFAQAINAALRKVLTERSESLILGQDIATYGGAFKVTDGLLNDFGRSRVFNTPLAESSCTGYAVGLALAGHRPIEEFQFSDFVTEAATQITLNAATYHFRSGAKVPLVLRMPCGGGLTFGSFHSQELESMLLSMPGIKALYPSTPQDAFNAVLAAVEDDNPVLLFEHKMLYRGAKGAVSWDGNYRKVWEPRHVAAGDYATVVTYGQMVGLATQAAAYFRDEYDYSFDIFDLRALSPLRLDAIKASLARTHRLIVLHEGRRSHGFGAELVAQLTEEHFFDLEAPPLRIASLDMPVPFAPELEAAYRPSVDSIIEKIADWIG
- a CDS encoding sialidase family protein, whose protein sequence is MSTHRSIPVLLIKALLCGSFLSVVAMGQIAFRREVNIGSHHFSHFAANSTTFVWAGKAGLIATSTDGLNWLNQDAGTYESFNKLFVIGERFVAGGEAGSVFTSENGKTWQQRLVGVTQLNQGETDGVLYAERPGFAATLLKSVDGLTWTEVTETPSYSHAPAHQAQLGDITLDGWSRSTGNGESADFTGSINQLPSWSLANGHPESGSLAFGNDVWISNGGYFSNDGIHWEPMSIIDTLSRRPFGAVSIAGERFFFFDNNPHSQIANELWTWNEGAEFQLATTFEAPVEPEAAYTNGVYLFLEHESTAIYRSRDALTWTRIPDALSPGNLGYHLEADVRSRTVVSSDHGFLLLLGGIGFFTSPDGLAWSPLATDLDGIASPTQMKHSGGLLVVHDGNQIWTSPNATHWEVVTDAPLSRIDHAVYSGSHLLVVGLDEATSGLRYLAARDDGGHWTRAVLATNERARDLVTGNGLTLAGFESDIWSARDGVGPRITIAGDTHFEVFADHTLSLAATVESARTYETQWARGSLNVPNATSTRLSWSFDVPTDGQEIPFVLKVNDGSHLTSAVFYVTVHSNTPPTFGATDLVASIRPNASGGLDQTLWVAAVGPQLHYQWFRNGMAIVHDRDHLNVPINVSTLGDVYHVVVSNPAGSITSEEHIIRKPALTASAPELWRGPGPEVFQVNAQGAWGYQWRHNGIPIPGANRPQLAPTSIISGVYEPFAPGFYDVLIFNAETTIRRGPIRYPADGGEPLPGDIPDYPWAPLTPVHLSNLSVRAEAGSGAAALVPGFVISGEGIVETSNSASLLLRAIGPGLIPYGIENAMDDPRLQLRDPTDELIAQNFRWGDATGDLASVFETVGAFALDPASKDAALVHVIPHRIESTILTANAANTDGTTGETLVELYLVPDGNGSHLTNLSTRGVIKPDRPLTAGFVVEGTGSLNLLMRAVGPSLRNFGVEDVAISPRLSLFDGNGELIVESPPVYPHNLANIEQAVGAFPINASSADTAIVKTLDEGVYTLRAEDDLEGIVLVEIYLIPRDTFLAETPSP
- the lpdA gene encoding dihydrolipoyl dehydrogenase → MSDSSSFDLIVIGAGPGGYVCAFRAAQLGLKVALVEKRAELGGTCLNVGCIPSKALLASSEHFAFSKHHAAEHGIKIDGVSLDVAAMLKKKEGIVAKMTGGIKMLAKARKVTVISGEAKFISAHEIDVAPLGTPSSSSAQRLTAKNIVIATGSAPVELPFMPFDGETIVSSDQAISFTEVPKQMVVVGGGAIGLELGSVWARLGADVTVVEFLPQIAGASDADVVRNFTRILKAQGLKIEVNAKVTGFKDGVLTAERGDEKLEFPADKVLVAVGRRPYADGLDLDKAGVELTDKKRIKVDAHLKTTAAGVYAIGDVIDGPMLAHKAEEDGVAVAEWIAGKAGHINWDLMPAIIYTDPEIATVGLGEDAAKKAGIKVNVGKFNFAANARAHANDGADGFVKIIADATTDKILGAQILGRNAGELISEIVTHMEYGGSAEDLGRTIHAHPTMSEAVKEAGLAVSKSAIHAL
- a CDS encoding HAD family hydrolase; this translates as MKLLLWDIDGTLLASGGAGLRALEQATESVFNLPVPADLSTIDWAGRTDRWIAAKIFEKYDIEHTPDNVTRLLETYIGNLPAELSRTTAVLPGILALLTEVQQRNDIAQGLLTGNLERGAKTKLGHFDLWNYFPFGAFADDSAIRNELGPHALRRAAAHHDRTFAPTDVWIIGDTPHDIACGQIIGARTLAVATGHHTRDQLAAHAPDAGLDDLSNSAEFWAVIDGD
- a CDS encoding KdsC family phosphatase — translated: MPSLSDISAARWAAIKLLATDVDGVLTDGSIHVASDGVETKTFSVLDGLGMVRLLRDDVVVAWISGRASGATTVRATELKIPHIIQGRVDKHTALTELADALGIELAACVYVGDDDIDAGALRLAGIGVTVPDAMPAAVAAADCTTTRRAGAGAVREICEQILAHRGQD